AAAATTACCTCACCCAATACATTTGCAATTTCAATAGCACTAACTCCATTAACATTTGTTATAGTAAATTTTCCACTTGAAGGATTTGGGTATACTGATAATTTTGATGTTTTATTGTTTTCTTTAATACCAGTAATTTCTGATAGTGCTCTTTTCCATACACCATTACTACTTGTACCAACATATATATAACTGTCTTTTACAAAAATAGAACTAACAGAATAATTTATTAAACCAGTACTGATATCTAACCAATTTATACCTTCGTCATTCGAGAAAAATACGCCTTCATTTGTTCCTAAATAAATATTGGCATTATCAGTTGCAAAAGAATAAACAAAAGCATTTATTATTCCAGTATTTATACTTGTCCATGTTGTACCATTGTCTGTTGATTTAAAAAGACCACCACAATCTGCAAAAATACTAGTTCCAACAATATCCAATGATTGAGCAGAGCAACTAGGTAAACTTGTTAAGGACCATGAAGCACCGTCATTTGTTGATTTAAATACTCCATCATCAGTTGCTGCAAAAATATTTTGCCCGCTTACTAATAAATCAGTTATATTTAGATTAGTTAAGCCGGTAATTGACGGAACCCAACTGACACCATTATTTATCGATTTATAAACCCCACATCCTGACAATCCTCCAATTCCCGCAAAAAGAATCGCATCCTTAAGAACTATAGCGTTTACTCTATTGTTAGTAATAGTTAATCCTGAATTCACAGTTGTCCAACTTATCCCATTGTCTGAAGATTTAAAAATTCCTTTACCCCAAGTTCCAGCAAAAATCTCAGTTCCATTAACCAATAAAGAAAAAGTCTCTTTAGTGGTTATGCCTGTATTAACTGTCAACCAGCTATCTCCATTATCTGTTGATTTAAATATTCCATTATAATCAGTACTAACTAAAATATTATTACCAATTTCAGCTATGGTATTTACTCTTGTATTTATAAAATTATTATTTATTTCTATCCAATTTAAATCATTATTATTTGTTTTATAAATACCCTCATTTAATGTCCCTGCATAAACAGTTGTTCCACTAACTGCAAAAGACCATATATATGAACCAAATAAACCAGAAGTGCTCACCTCAGTCCAGCTTGCACCATCATCTGAAGATAAAAAAATACCATGTGAAGTTCCTGCATAAACATGTGCTCCACATACTGTAAAAGCATTTACGATAAAATCATTAGTATGAGTAAATCCCTCATTTACTGCAGACCAATTTAAACCATCATTAGTTGACAAATAAACACCACCTTGCCATGTGCCTGCAAAAATATTATTTCCTTTTACTGCTAAAGATTTAACATAATAATTCAATCCTGTACTTACAGATGTCCAATTTCCACCATTATTTGAAGACAAAAACACACCACCACCAAAAGTACCGGCAAAAAGATTGCTACCACTAAATACTAATGAGGTTACATCTAAATTAGTTAAACCAGTATTTATTGAAGACCAAGAACTTCCATTATTATTTGAAACATAAATCCCCTTATTGGTACCTGCATATAAGTTGGTACCATTAACCGTTAAAAAATTTATGTTTGTTGCAGAATGAGGAATACCTGAATCAACTGCAATCCAGGAAATCCCGTTATCGGATGACATTGAAATTAATGCATTAGTATTAGAA
The nucleotide sequence above comes from Bacteroidia bacterium. Encoded proteins:
- a CDS encoding T9SS type A sorting domain-containing protein, whose protein sequence is MKKIYTLLTSIIIITLTTNAQWQQTGGPNKGCVQSIVISGPNVLAGTEGGGLFLSTDEGVNWNVLKTGTTNQQLTVRSLAVINTNIFAVFSNTNALISMSSDNGISWIAVDSGIPHSATNINFLTVNGTNLYAGTNKGIYVSNNNGSSWSSINTGLTNLDVTSLVFSGSNLFAGTFGGGVFLSSNNGGNWTSVSTGLNYYVKSLAVKGNNIFAGTWQGGVYLSTNDGLNWSAVNEGFTHTNDFIVNAFTVCGAHVYAGTSHGIFLSSDDGASWTEVSTSGLFGSYIWSFAVSGTTVYAGTLNEGIYKTNNNDLNWIEINNNFINTRVNTIAEIGNNILVSTDYNGIFKSTDNGDSWLTVNTGITTKETFSLLVNGTEIFAGTWGKGIFKSSDNGISWTTVNSGLTITNNRVNAIVLKDAILFAGIGGLSGCGVYKSINNGVSWVPSITGLTNLNITDLLVSGQNIFAATDDGVFKSTNDGASWSLTSLPSCSAQSLDIVGTSIFADCGGLFKSTDNGTTWTSINTGIINAFVYSFATDNANIYLGTNEGVFFSNDEGINWLDISTGLINYSVSSIFVKDSYIYVGTSSNGVWKRALSEITGIKENNKTSKLSVYPNPSSGKFTITNVNGVSAIEIANVLGEVIFNTTNNIQDNMEIDISNFSKGIYFVKLYTDNSYSTEKIVVQ